One Argiope bruennichi chromosome 5, qqArgBrue1.1, whole genome shotgun sequence DNA segment encodes these proteins:
- the LOC129968855 gene encoding uncharacterized protein LOC129968855, producing MSASFIPSLKHMTLAKTTIAICRDSEIRCFINELNFLWDKTAGEDKWKGLMDKAEEKINELPVPPQLHQCILALIKPISLEIARWKYDHLKILGDKFDFQSCRLFWAPEGTVDRKKTAEMLILNKNICIINRFFLACCYCRQNDVEEIWNIMCPTERILIYNEKDYYSNVIFWRSWLESKGAIVWVELLEQLLNRIYPDTICNYHKYLIWLRGFFDKLTTEQQKVGIWYTVNHTFKDHDNFRFCISQLNEEKRELVFKEYPLRLLRFFLDWPYQSLFSEAAEQMWKYLDKSDFRYLLYFIIYNRIVADWYDFDYVNLLKDFWWHSPKHLKDYIKNDTIYEAVKMVIYHEFPQHFPKEKIIQISFSVELPYSKFSLLREGDFL from the coding sequence ATGAGCGCCTCTTTCATTCCATCACTTAAACATATGACTCTGGCAAAGACCACGATTGCAATCTGTAGGGATTCAGAAATAAGATGCTTCATTAATGAACTAAATTTCCTGTGGGATAAAACTGCTGGAGAAGACAAATGGAAAGGATTAATGGACAAGGcagaggaaaaaataaatgaactaccTGTACCACCTCAACTACATCAATGTATCTTAGCTCTGATCAAGCCCATATCTCTGGAGATTGCAAGATGGAAGTacgatcatttaaaaattcttggagacaaatttgattttcaaagctGTCGCCTGTTTTGGGCTCCTGAAGGTACAGTAGATAGAAAAAAGACAGCAGAGATGctaattctaaacaaaaatatatgtatcatAAATCGCTTTTTCTTGGCATGCTGCTACTGTCGTCAAAACGATGTAGAAGAGATATGGAATATTATGTGTCCAACCGAAAGAATTCTAATCTACAATGAAAAGGACTATTattctaatgtaatattttggCGTTCTTGGTTAGAAAGTAAAGGTGCCATTGTTTGGGTTGAACTCCTTGAACAGCTACTTAATCGAATTTACCCAGATACGATCTGCAATTACCATAAATATCTAATTTGGTTGCGAGGTTTTTTCGACAAATTAACAACAGAGCAACAAAAGGTAGGCATCTGGTACACTGTGAATCATACATTTAAAGATCATGACAATTTTAGGTTTTGCATTTCCCAGCTGAACGAAGAAAAGAGGGAATTGGTTTTCAAAGAATATCCTCTTCGTTTACTAAGATTCTTCTTAGATTGGCCGTATCAAAGTTTGTTCTCGGAAGCGGCAGAACAAATGTGGAAGTATCTTGACAAATCAGACTTCAgatatttactatatttcattatttataatcgCATTGTTGCTGATTGGTATGATTTTGACTATGTTAATCTGCTAAAAGACTTTTGGTGGCATAGTCCAAAACATTTGAAAGACTATATAAAGAATGACACCATTTATGAGGCAGTCAAAATGGTAATTTATCATGAATTTCCTCAACATTTCCCAAAGGAgaaaataatccaaatttctttttctgtcgAGTTACCATATAGTAAGTTTTCATTGCTTCGAGAAGGGGATTTCCTGTAA